The DNA region GACAAGCTCACCGTGACGCTGTGGCTCGGGCTCGACCGGCGCTTCGTCGCCGACGCGCCGCCGGCCTTGATGGATGTCGCGTAGGGGTGTGCAGATGACCCAAACCAAGCTGTCCCAAGCCAAGCCGGCGAAACAAGCCAATGTGCCCGTATCGCGCCTGCCCGGCTCGAACGGCGTCAGCGTGTCCTTCGAGTTCTTTCCGCCCAAGACGCCCGAGATGGAAACGGCGCTCTGGGAGGCGATCGATCGCCTGGCGCCCTTGTCGCCGGCCTTCGTCTCGGTCACCTATGGGGCAGGCGGCTCGACGCGCGAGCGCACCCACGCGACCGTCAAGCGCATGATCGACGAGACGCAGCTGAAGCCCGCCGCCCATCTCACTTGCGTCGCGGCCTCACGCAGCGAGGTGAATGCCATCATCCGCGATTATTGGGCGGCAGGCGTCCGCCATATCGTGGCGCTGCGCGGCGATCCGGCCGGCGGCGCGGGCGCCCGCTACGAGCCGCACCCGGAGGGCTATCACTGGTCGACGGATCTCGTCACCGCCGTCAAGGCGATCGGCGATTTCGAGGTCTCGGTCGGCGCTTATCCGGAGCGTCACCCCGAGAGCCCGACGCTGTTTGCCGATGTCGAGATGCTCAAGCGCAAGGTCGATGCCGGCGCCGACCGGGCCATCACCCAGTTCTTCTTCGATAACGATGTGTATTTCCGCTATCTCGACGTGGCGCAGGCGGCCGGCATCACGATCCCGATCGTGCCGGGCATCGTGCCGGTGCAGAACTTCAAGCAGACGGCGAATTTCGCCAAGCGCACCGGGGCGAGCGTCCCCGACTGGTTCGCCGAGCGCTTCGCCGGGCTCGACGACGATGTGGCGACACGTCGCCTGGTCGCCGCCGCAGTCTGCGCCGAGCAGGTCCTCGACCTGATCGACCGGGGCGTGACCCATATCCATTTCTACACCATGAATCGTGCCGATCTCGTCTATGCGATCTGCCATCTGATCGGGCTGCGCCCGGCCTTGGCATCCGATGGGACGATCGAGGTCGCGGCAGCGTAACGAGAGAGTCGATCGATGGCCTTCCTACCCAGTCCCTTCGATCCCGCCAGCATTGCGGCTGCGCTCAAGCGGGCCGCCTCCGAGCGCATCCTGGTGCTCGACGGCGCCATGGGCACCCAGATCCAGGACCTGAAGCTGTCCGAAGAGGATTTCCGTGGCCAGCGCTTCCGCGACTGGGCGCAGGACCTGAAGGGCAACAACGATCTCCTGGTGCTGACCCAGCCGGAGGCCGTCCGCGACATCCATCTGCGCTATTTCCAGGCCGGCGCCGACATCGTCGAGACCAACACCTTCTCCTCCACCGCGATCGCCCAGGCCGATTACGGCATGCAAGCCCTGGTGCATGAGCTGAACCTCGAGGCCGCCCGCATCGCGCGCGAGGCAGCTTGGCTCGCCGAGGCGCAGGACGGGCGCCCGCGCTTCGTCGCCGGCGCGATGGGGCCGACCAACCGCACCGCCTCCATCTCGCCCGACGTCAACAATCCGGGTTACCGCGCCGTCTCCTTCGACGATCTGCGCCTCGCCTATGGCGAGCAGGCGCGTGGGCTCATCGAGGGCGGCGCGCATCTCCTGATCGTCGAGACCATCTTCGACACGCTGAACGCCAAGGCTGCGCTGTTCGCCATCGAGGAGGTGTTCGCCGAGAAGGGCGTGCGTTTGCCGGTGATCATCTCGGGCACCATCACGGATCTCTCGGGGCGCACTTTGTCCGGCCAGACGCCGACCGCCTTCTGGCATTCGCTCTCGCATGCGCAGCCTTTCGCCATCGGGCTCAACTGCGCGCTCGGCGCCAAGGAGATGCGGGCCCATATCCAGGAGATCTCGCGCGTCGCGGACACCTTGGTCTGCGCCTATCCGAATGCCGGCCTGCCGAACGAGTTCGGCCTCTATGACGAGAGCCCGCAGGCGACCGCCGGCATGCTCGGCGAATTCGCCGCCTCCGGCCTCATCAATATCGTGGGCGGCTGCTGCGGCACGACGCCGGACCATATCCGCGCCGTGGCCGAGGCCGTGAGGGACAAGCCGCCGCGCCGCATCCCCGAGATCGCGCCGGCCATGCGGCTTTCGGGTCTCGAGCCCTTCGTGCTCACCAAGGATATTCCCTTCGTCAATGTGGGCGAGCGCACCAATGTCACGGGCTCGGCCCGCTTCCGCAAGCTGATCACCTCCGGCGATTACGCGGCGGCGCTCGACGTGGCGCGCGACCAGGTCGCCAATGGGGCGCAGGTCATCGACATCAACATGGATGAGGGGCTGCTCGATTCGCAAAAGGCGATGGTCGAGTTCATCAACCTCGTCGCCGCCGAGCCCGATATCTCGCGCGTGCCGGTGATGGTCGATTCCTCGAAATTCTCCGTCATCGAGGCCGGGCTGAAATGCCTGCAGGGCAAGGGCATCGTCAACTCGATCTCGCTCAAGGAGGGCGAGGAGAAGTTCATCGCCGAGGCGAGGCTGGTGCGCCGCTACGGGGCGGCCGTCGTGGTCATGGCCTTCGACGAGAAAGGCCAGGCCGACACGGCGGCGCGCAAGATCGCGATTTGCGCGCGCGCCTACAAGATCCTCACCGAGACTGTGGGTTTCCCGCCGCAGGACATCATCTTCGATCCCAATATCTTCGCGGTCGCGACCGGTATCGAGGAGCACGACAATTACGGCGCAGATTTCATCGAGGCGGCGCACGCCATCCGCCGGCAGAACCCGCATTCCCATATCTCGGGCGGCGTCTCGAACCTGTCCTTCTCGTTTCGCGGCAACGAGCCGGTGCGCGAGGCGATGCACGCCGTCTTCCTCTACCACGCCATCAAGGCCGGCATGGATATGGGCATCGTCAATGCCGGTCAGCTCGCCGTCTATGACGAGATCGAGCCGGAGCTGCGCGAGGCCTGCGAGGACGTCGTGCTCAATCGCCGCCGCGAGGGTGACACGACCAGCAACACCGAGCGGCTGCTGGCGCTCGCCGAGCGCTTCCGCGGCAAGGGCAAGGTCGCGACCGAGAAGGACCTGACCTGGCGGCAATGGCCGGTCGACAAGCGGCTGGAGCACGGCCTCGTCAACGGCATCACCGATTTCATCGATGTCGACACCGAGGAGGCGCGCCTCGCCGCGCAGCGTCCCCTGCATGTCATCGAGGGGCCGCTGATGGCCGGCATGAACGTTGTCGGCGACCTGTTCGGATCCGGCAAGATGTTCCTGCCGCAGGTGGTGAAATCGGCCCGGGTGATGAAGCAGGCCGTCGCCTATCTGATGCCGTTCATGGAGCAGGAGAAGAAGGATCTCGGGCTCACCGAGCGCACGACCGCCGGGCGCGTCGTCATGGCGACCGTGAAGGGCGACGTGCACGATATCGGCAAGAACATCGTCGGCGTCGTGCTCCAATGCAATAATTACGAGGTGATCGATCTCGGCGTCATGGTGCCGGCAAGGAAGATCCTCGACACGGCGCGCGAGAAGAAGGCCGACATCATCGGCCTCTCCGGGCTGATCACGCCGTCGCTCGACGAGATGTGCTTCGTCGGCGCCGAGATGGAGCGCGAGGGCTTCGACATCCCGCTGCTGATCGGCGGGGCGACCACGAGCCGCGTGCATACGGCGGTGAAGATCCACCCCAACTACCAGCGCGGCCAGGCGATCTACGTCAATGATGCGAGCCGGGCCGTGGGCGTCGTCTCGGCGCTACTCTCGCCCGAGCAGAAGGCGCCCTATATGGCGACGGTTCGGGCCGAATACGCCAAGGTCGCCGACGCGCATGCGCGCGCCGAGATCGACAAGGCGCGCCTGCCGCTCGTCAAGGCGCGCGCCAATGCGCTGAAAGCCGATTGGGCAGCCTACAGGCCGGTGAAGCCTTCCTTCCTCGGCACCCGAATCTGGCGCAATTTCGACCTCGCCGAGCTGGTGAAGGTGATCGACTGGACGCCCTTCTTCCAGACCTGGGAGCTGCGCGGGCGCTTTCCCGATATCCTCACCGACGAGAAACAGGGGAAGGCTGCGCGCGAGCTCTATGAGGATGCGCAGGCGATGCTCGAGCGCATCGTCGCCGAGCGCTGGTTCAACCCCAAGGCCGTCATCGGCTTCTGGCCGGCGAATGCGGTG from Rhizobiales bacterium GAS188 includes:
- a CDS encoding 5,10-methylenetetrahydrofolate reductase (NAD(P)), giving the protein MTQTKLSQAKPAKQANVPVSRLPGSNGVSVSFEFFPPKTPEMETALWEAIDRLAPLSPAFVSVTYGAGGSTRERTHATVKRMIDETQLKPAAHLTCVAASRSEVNAIIRDYWAAGVRHIVALRGDPAGGAGARYEPHPEGYHWSTDLVTAVKAIGDFEVSVGAYPERHPESPTLFADVEMLKRKVDAGADRAITQFFFDNDVYFRYLDVAQAAGITIPIVPGIVPVQNFKQTANFAKRTGASVPDWFAERFAGLDDDVATRRLVAAAVCAEQVLDLIDRGVTHIHFYTMNRADLVYAICHLIGLRPALASDGTIEVAAA
- a CDS encoding methionine synthase (B12-dependent), with the translated sequence MAFLPSPFDPASIAAALKRAASERILVLDGAMGTQIQDLKLSEEDFRGQRFRDWAQDLKGNNDLLVLTQPEAVRDIHLRYFQAGADIVETNTFSSTAIAQADYGMQALVHELNLEAARIAREAAWLAEAQDGRPRFVAGAMGPTNRTASISPDVNNPGYRAVSFDDLRLAYGEQARGLIEGGAHLLIVETIFDTLNAKAALFAIEEVFAEKGVRLPVIISGTITDLSGRTLSGQTPTAFWHSLSHAQPFAIGLNCALGAKEMRAHIQEISRVADTLVCAYPNAGLPNEFGLYDESPQATAGMLGEFAASGLINIVGGCCGTTPDHIRAVAEAVRDKPPRRIPEIAPAMRLSGLEPFVLTKDIPFVNVGERTNVTGSARFRKLITSGDYAAALDVARDQVANGAQVIDINMDEGLLDSQKAMVEFINLVAAEPDISRVPVMVDSSKFSVIEAGLKCLQGKGIVNSISLKEGEEKFIAEARLVRRYGAAVVVMAFDEKGQADTAARKIAICARAYKILTETVGFPPQDIIFDPNIFAVATGIEEHDNYGADFIEAAHAIRRQNPHSHISGGVSNLSFSFRGNEPVREAMHAVFLYHAIKAGMDMGIVNAGQLAVYDEIEPELREACEDVVLNRRREGDTTSNTERLLALAERFRGKGKVATEKDLTWRQWPVDKRLEHGLVNGITDFIDVDTEEARLAAQRPLHVIEGPLMAGMNVVGDLFGSGKMFLPQVVKSARVMKQAVAYLMPFMEQEKKDLGLTERTTAGRVVMATVKGDVHDIGKNIVGVVLQCNNYEVIDLGVMVPARKILDTAREKKADIIGLSGLITPSLDEMCFVGAEMEREGFDIPLLIGGATTSRVHTAVKIHPNYQRGQAIYVNDASRAVGVVSALLSPEQKAPYMATVRAEYAKVADAHARAEIDKARLPLVKARANALKADWAAYRPVKPSFLGTRIWRNFDLAELVKVIDWTPFFQTWELRGRFPDILTDEKQGKAARELYEDAQAMLERIVAERWFNPKAVIGFWPANAVGDDIALYAGEARDDEIATLFTLRQQLVKRDGRPNVALADFVAPRQTGLADYVGGFVVTAGAEEARIAERFERANDDYASILVKALADRIAEAFAERLHQLVRKELWGYAPDEALSAEELIKESYQGIRPAPGYPAQPDHTEKATLFQLLDAERRIGVTLTESFAMWPGSSVSGLYLAHPQAQYFGVAKIERDQIEDYARRKGWSVTEAERWLAPILNYDPAAYVRVAAE